Proteins from a genomic interval of Mycolicibacterium grossiae:
- a CDS encoding DMT family transporter, with protein MSESQIDATATPSVTRSRSWIFYAALLILFWGVWGAFSALPANWYGYPDEMIYSIWALTMIIPAAFVLRGQRFDRRPQATIYGLIIGLTGAGGQLVLFQALTMGPAYLIFPIVSISPAITVLMAMALLRERISPLATVGLIAALAAIVLFSISSGSSDGASGPWLILAIVVCAAWGVQAYFMRKAATIGVNDATTFGWMVITALLLIPVAIVMMGGIPTGFGWQAPALTAGTQLLNAVGALFLVMALSRGKASIVAPTTNALAPTLTIIVSLVAYQTLPSPYGGIGMVLALVGSTLMVYSDEKRGEAVTEGALESETPAPTRPAS; from the coding sequence TTGTCCGAGTCCCAAATCGATGCGACGGCAACACCGTCCGTCACGCGCTCACGCAGCTGGATCTTCTACGCCGCGCTGCTCATCCTGTTCTGGGGCGTCTGGGGCGCCTTCTCGGCGCTGCCCGCCAACTGGTACGGCTATCCCGACGAGATGATCTACAGCATCTGGGCGCTGACCATGATCATCCCCGCCGCGTTCGTGCTGCGCGGCCAGCGCTTCGACCGCCGGCCGCAGGCGACGATCTACGGTCTCATCATCGGGCTCACCGGTGCCGGTGGGCAGCTGGTGCTGTTCCAGGCGCTCACCATGGGACCGGCCTATCTGATCTTCCCGATCGTGTCGATCTCGCCGGCGATCACCGTGCTGATGGCCATGGCGCTGCTGCGCGAACGCATCTCGCCGCTGGCGACGGTGGGCCTCATCGCCGCCCTCGCCGCGATCGTGCTGTTCAGCATCAGCAGCGGCAGCTCCGACGGGGCGTCGGGCCCGTGGCTGATCCTCGCCATCGTCGTGTGCGCCGCCTGGGGCGTGCAGGCCTACTTCATGCGCAAGGCCGCGACGATCGGCGTCAACGACGCGACGACGTTCGGCTGGATGGTGATCACCGCGCTGCTGCTGATCCCCGTCGCCATCGTGATGATGGGCGGCATCCCGACCGGATTCGGTTGGCAGGCACCGGCGTTGACCGCAGGCACCCAGTTGCTCAACGCCGTCGGCGCGCTGTTCCTGGTGATGGCGCTCAGCCGCGGCAAGGCGAGCATCGTCGCCCCCACGACCAACGCGCTCGCGCCGACGCTGACGATCATCGTCTCGCTGGTGGCCTACCAGACGCTGCCGTCGCCCTACGGCGGGATCGGCATGGTGCTGGCACTGGTCGGCTCGACGCTGATGGTCTACAGCGACGAGAAGCGCGGCGAGGCCGTCACCGAGGGCGCACTGGAGTCCGAGACCCCCGCTCCCACCCGGCCGGCGAGCTAG
- a CDS encoding FMN-binding glutamate synthase family protein, which translates to MTHDRAALRESATFDRATIAGIQRAAETGIYDIRGWGAKRSLPHFDDLLFLGASMSRYPLEGYRERCDTDVVLGARHAKHPLHLDIPVTIAGMSFGALSGPAKEALGRGASEAGTSTTTGDGGMTPEERGQSKHLVYQYLPSRYGMNPDDLRKADAIEVVLGQGAKPGGGGMLLGQKISDRVAGMRTLPAGIDQRSACRHPDWTGPDDLTIKINELREITDWEKPIYVKVGATRTYYDVKLAVHAGADVVVVDGMQGGTAATQEVFIEHVGVPTLAAVPQAVRALAELGVHRRDGGEGVQLIVSGGIRTGADVAKAMALGADAVAIGTAALIALGDNHPRYAAEYEKLGSAAGFYDDFQDGRDPAGISTQDPELAARFDPAEGGRRLANYLRVLTMEAQTIARACGKAHLRHLEPEDLVAVSIEAAAMARVPLAGTDWIPGT; encoded by the coding sequence ATGACACACGACCGCGCCGCCCTGCGCGAATCCGCCACCTTCGACCGCGCCACGATCGCCGGCATCCAGCGTGCCGCCGAGACCGGCATCTACGACATCCGCGGCTGGGGCGCCAAACGCAGCCTGCCGCACTTCGACGACCTGCTGTTCCTGGGGGCGTCGATGTCGCGCTACCCGCTCGAGGGCTACCGCGAGCGCTGCGACACCGACGTGGTGCTGGGTGCCCGGCACGCGAAACACCCGCTGCACCTCGACATCCCGGTGACGATCGCCGGCATGAGCTTCGGCGCGCTGTCCGGCCCGGCCAAGGAGGCGCTCGGCCGCGGCGCCAGCGAGGCCGGCACCTCGACCACCACCGGCGACGGCGGCATGACGCCCGAGGAGCGCGGCCAGAGCAAGCATCTTGTCTACCAGTACCTGCCGTCGCGGTATGGCATGAACCCCGACGACCTGCGCAAGGCCGACGCCATCGAGGTGGTGCTCGGCCAGGGCGCCAAGCCCGGCGGCGGCGGGATGTTGCTGGGACAGAAGATCTCCGACCGCGTCGCCGGGATGCGGACGCTCCCGGCCGGCATCGACCAGCGGTCGGCCTGCCGGCACCCGGACTGGACCGGTCCGGACGACCTCACCATCAAGATCAACGAACTGCGTGAGATCACCGACTGGGAGAAGCCGATCTACGTCAAGGTCGGCGCCACCCGCACCTACTACGACGTCAAGCTCGCCGTGCACGCCGGCGCCGACGTCGTGGTGGTCGACGGCATGCAGGGCGGCACGGCCGCCACCCAGGAGGTGTTCATCGAACACGTCGGCGTGCCGACGCTCGCCGCGGTGCCGCAGGCCGTGCGGGCGCTCGCCGAACTGGGCGTGCACCGCAGGGACGGTGGCGAGGGCGTGCAGCTCATCGTGTCCGGCGGCATCCGCACCGGCGCCGACGTCGCCAAGGCGATGGCACTGGGCGCCGACGCCGTCGCGATCGGCACCGCGGCGCTGATCGCCCTGGGCGACAACCATCCGCGCTACGCCGCGGAGTACGAGAAGCTCGGTAGCGCAGCGGGTTTCTACGACGACTTCCAGGACGGCCGCGATCCCGCCGGCATCAGCACCCAGGATCCGGAACTCGCGGCGCGTTTCGATCCGGCCGAGGGCGGCCGGCGGCTGGCCAACTACCTGCGGGTGTTGACGATGGAGGCGCAGACCATCGCCCGCGCCTGCGGCAAGGCCCACCTGCGCCACCTCGAACCCGAGGATCTGGTGGCGGTGTCCATCGAGGCGGCCGCCATGGCGCGGGTGCCGCTGGCCGGTACGGACTGGATCCCGGGGACGTGA
- the leuA gene encoding 2-isopropylmalate synthase, producing the protein MTTTSESPDSFTSARAISTPAGPPHPDQPAWNTQRATQMPVGRYRSFADEVEPIRLPDRTWPDTVIATAPMWCAVDLRDGNQALIDPMSPQRKRRMFDLLVRMGYKEIEVGFPSASQTDFDFVREIITEGAIPDDVTIQVLTQCRPELIERTFVACEGAPRVIVHFYNSTSILQRRVVFKADREAVKKIATDGARMCVAEAKKYPDTAWRFEYSPESYTGTELEYAVDVCNAVAAIVEPTPEVPLIVNLPATVEMATPNVYADSIEWMHRHLTPRDAIILSLHPHNDRGTAVAAAELGYAAGADRIEGCLFGNGERTGNVCLVTLGLNLFTRGVDPQIDFSNIDEIRRTVEYCNQLPVHERHPYGGDLVYTAFSGSHQDAINKGLDAMKVDADAADADVDDILWQVPYLPIDPKDVGRTYEAVIRVNSQSGKGGVAYIMKADHGLALPRRLQIEFSQAIQKITDGEGGEVSPKEMWDVFAEEYLSPIRPLERIRQRVDAAEVDGGTDTITAVVKVDGEEREIVGAGNGPLAAFCDALGAVGYDVSVLDYSEHALSAGEEAQAAAYVEASIGGTTVWGVGIATSITTASLRAVVSAVNRAARS; encoded by the coding sequence ATGACCACCACTTCCGAGTCGCCCGACTCGTTCACCTCCGCCCGCGCCATCTCCACCCCCGCCGGGCCGCCCCACCCCGACCAGCCCGCCTGGAACACCCAGCGTGCGACGCAGATGCCGGTCGGCCGGTACCGCAGCTTCGCCGACGAGGTCGAGCCGATCCGCCTGCCCGACCGCACCTGGCCGGACACCGTCATCGCCACCGCCCCGATGTGGTGCGCGGTGGACCTGCGCGACGGCAACCAGGCGCTGATCGACCCGATGAGCCCGCAGCGCAAGCGCCGCATGTTCGACCTGCTGGTCCGCATGGGCTACAAGGAGATCGAGGTCGGCTTCCCCTCGGCCAGCCAGACCGACTTCGACTTCGTCCGCGAGATCATCACCGAGGGCGCCATCCCCGACGACGTCACCATCCAGGTGCTGACGCAGTGCCGGCCGGAGCTGATCGAACGCACCTTCGTCGCGTGCGAGGGCGCCCCGCGCGTCATCGTGCACTTCTACAACTCGACGTCGATCCTGCAGCGCCGGGTCGTGTTCAAGGCCGACCGCGAGGCGGTCAAGAAGATCGCCACCGACGGCGCCCGGATGTGCGTCGCGGAGGCGAAGAAGTACCCCGACACCGCGTGGCGCTTCGAGTACTCCCCGGAGTCCTACACCGGCACCGAGCTGGAGTACGCCGTCGACGTCTGCAATGCGGTCGCCGCGATCGTCGAGCCCACCCCCGAGGTACCGCTGATCGTCAACCTGCCCGCCACCGTGGAGATGGCGACGCCCAACGTGTACGCCGACTCGATCGAGTGGATGCACCGGCACCTGACGCCGCGCGATGCGATCATCCTGAGCCTGCACCCGCACAACGACCGCGGAACAGCCGTCGCCGCAGCCGAATTGGGCTATGCCGCGGGTGCCGACCGGATCGAGGGCTGCCTGTTCGGCAACGGCGAGCGCACCGGCAACGTGTGCCTGGTGACGCTGGGTCTGAACCTGTTCACCCGCGGCGTCGACCCGCAGATCGACTTCTCGAACATCGACGAGATCCGCCGCACGGTCGAGTACTGCAACCAGCTGCCGGTGCACGAGCGTCACCCCTACGGCGGCGACCTGGTCTACACGGCGTTCTCCGGTAGCCACCAAGACGCCATCAACAAGGGCCTGGACGCGATGAAGGTCGACGCCGACGCCGCGGATGCCGACGTCGACGACATCCTGTGGCAGGTGCCCTACCTGCCGATCGACCCGAAGGACGTCGGCCGCACCTACGAGGCCGTGATCCGGGTGAACTCGCAGTCCGGCAAGGGCGGCGTCGCCTACATCATGAAGGCCGACCACGGGCTGGCGCTGCCGCGGCGGCTGCAGATCGAGTTCAGCCAGGCCATCCAGAAGATCACCGACGGCGAGGGCGGCGAGGTGTCGCCCAAGGAGATGTGGGACGTCTTCGCCGAGGAGTACCTGTCCCCGATCCGGCCGCTGGAGCGCATCCGCCAGCGCGTCGATGCCGCGGAGGTCGACGGCGGCACCGACACGATCACCGCGGTGGTCAAGGTGGATGGCGAGGAGCGCGAGATCGTCGGCGCGGGCAACGGCCCGCTGGCCGCGTTCTGCGACGCGCTGGGCGCCGTGGGCTACGACGTCTCGGTGCTGGACTACTCCGAGCACGCCCTCTCGGCGGGCGAGGAGGCTCAGGCGGCGGCGTACGTCGAGGCGTCCATCGGCGGCACCACCGTGTGGGGCGTCGGCATCGCCACGTCGATCACCACCGCCTCGCTGCGGGCCGTGGTTTCCGCGGTGAACCGCGCCGCCCGTAGCTAG
- a CDS encoding DEDDh family exonuclease, with protein sequence MSHCWGRPVTETGAGWAVVDVETSGFRPGQARVVSVAALALGDDGNVETSFASLLNPGCDPGPTHVHGLTAEMLAGQPTFADVVAPLSDILRGRTLVAHNVGFDYAFLAAEAELVDAVLPVDSVMCTVELARRLRLGTENLRLETLATHFGVTQLKPHDALDDALVLAQLLKPALAGAHERGAWLPVRSVSRRTWPNGRVTHDELLPLKSTAARLACPFQNPGRFVPGRPLVQGMRVALSHEVAHTYEELIERMLHAGLAFTETVDRQTSVVLCNEVAPEQGKGFQAGELGIPLLGDEEFMVRLDRVVGGREVERFVDATATGDQMALF encoded by the coding sequence GTGAGCCACTGCTGGGGTCGACCGGTCACCGAGACCGGTGCGGGCTGGGCCGTGGTCGACGTCGAGACGTCCGGCTTCCGCCCCGGTCAGGCCCGCGTCGTCAGCGTGGCCGCCCTGGCGCTCGGCGACGACGGCAACGTCGAGACCAGCTTCGCGAGCCTGCTGAACCCGGGCTGCGACCCCGGACCGACCCACGTGCACGGCCTGACGGCGGAGATGCTCGCCGGGCAGCCCACCTTCGCCGACGTCGTCGCGCCGCTCAGCGACATCCTGCGGGGCCGCACGCTCGTCGCGCACAACGTGGGCTTCGACTACGCGTTCCTGGCCGCCGAGGCGGAACTGGTCGACGCGGTGCTGCCGGTCGACTCGGTGATGTGCACCGTCGAGCTGGCTCGCCGGCTGCGCCTGGGCACCGAGAACCTGCGGCTGGAGACGCTGGCGACGCACTTCGGCGTCACGCAGCTGAAGCCGCACGACGCGCTCGACGACGCGCTGGTGCTGGCGCAGCTGCTCAAGCCCGCGCTGGCCGGTGCCCACGAGCGCGGCGCGTGGCTGCCGGTGCGGTCGGTGTCGCGGCGCACGTGGCCCAACGGCCGCGTCACGCACGACGAACTGCTGCCGCTCAAGTCGACCGCCGCGCGGCTGGCGTGCCCGTTCCAGAACCCGGGCCGGTTCGTGCCGGGCCGGCCGCTGGTGCAGGGCATGCGGGTGGCGCTGTCGCACGAGGTGGCGCACACCTACGAGGAACTGATCGAGCGGATGCTGCACGCCGGGCTGGCGTTCACCGAGACCGTCGACCGGCAGACCTCGGTGGTGCTGTGCAACGAGGTCGCCCCGGAGCAGGGCAAGGGCTTCCAGGCCGGCGAACTCGGCATCCCGCTGCTCGGCGACGAGGAGTTCATGGTGCGGCTGGACCGCGTCGTCGGTGGCCGCGAGGTCGAACGGTTCGTCGACGCCACGGCCACCGGCGACCAGATGGCCCTGTTCTGA
- a CDS encoding helix-turn-helix domain-containing protein has translation MSAPDDHAPLLRNRSGSARDRLPEQPVDELEIEAAIGQNVRALRQQHGLTVADMATRVGISKAMLSKIENAQTSCSLSTLALLAKGFDVPVTSLFRGADVERPAAYVKAGTGARIVREGTREGHEYQLLGSLRGEHKRLECLHVTLSEKSSTYPLFQHPGTEFLFMLEGVMDYGHSRQVYRLEPGDSLQLDGEGAHGPVDLVEVPIRFLSVIAFPDAQV, from the coding sequence GTGAGTGCCCCCGACGATCACGCCCCGCTGCTGCGCAACCGGTCCGGCAGCGCCCGCGACCGGCTGCCCGAACAGCCGGTCGACGAGCTGGAGATCGAGGCGGCCATCGGGCAGAACGTGCGCGCGCTGCGCCAGCAGCACGGCCTGACGGTCGCGGACATGGCGACGCGCGTCGGCATCTCCAAGGCCATGCTGAGCAAGATTGAGAACGCCCAGACGTCGTGCAGCCTCTCGACGCTGGCGCTGCTGGCCAAGGGCTTCGACGTCCCGGTGACCAGCCTGTTCCGCGGCGCGGACGTCGAACGGCCCGCCGCCTACGTCAAGGCAGGCACCGGCGCCCGCATCGTGCGCGAAGGCACCCGCGAGGGCCACGAGTACCAGCTGCTCGGGTCGCTGCGCGGTGAGCACAAGCGGCTGGAGTGCCTGCACGTCACGCTGTCGGAGAAGAGTTCGACCTACCCGCTCTTCCAGCACCCCGGCACGGAGTTCCTCTTCATGCTCGAGGGCGTCATGGACTACGGCCACAGCAGGCAGGTGTACCGCCTGGAGCCCGGCGACTCGCTGCAGCTCGACGGCGAGGGCGCGCACGGCCCCGTCGACCTCGTCGAGGTCCCCATCCGCTTCCTGTCGGTCATCGCCTTTCCCGACGCGCAGGTCTGA
- a CDS encoding class II glutamine amidotransferase domain-containing protein encodes MCGIIGLHLRNPDLHPRLGELLTGMLCEMSDRGSDSAGVAVYGDPSWSPAGHAGVSVLQTSATTADVESTLTAHLGTAVSARDLGDTRLITAAVGAEALRAAVAAAYPDDLIAGFGTDVTVLKGVGQPRTLAASWDLASAQGWQGVGHTRMATESAVTPSGAHPYAVGPDQCLVHNGSFANHATIRRDLRAAGVHFDSENDTEVGARFVADQLARGRDVETALKELCATFDGFYTLLVSNTDSFAVVRDAIACKPAVIAETADWVAMASEYRALAGLPGVERAAIWEPEPEVVYAWAR; translated from the coding sequence ATGTGCGGCATCATCGGGTTGCACCTGCGCAACCCGGACCTCCACCCCCGCCTCGGCGAGCTGCTCACCGGCATGCTGTGCGAGATGTCGGACCGGGGCAGCGATTCCGCCGGCGTGGCGGTCTACGGCGACCCGTCCTGGTCGCCCGCCGGGCACGCGGGCGTGTCGGTGCTCCAGACGTCGGCGACCACCGCCGACGTCGAGTCGACGCTCACCGCGCACCTCGGCACCGCGGTGAGCGCCCGCGACCTCGGCGACACCCGGCTGATCACCGCGGCGGTGGGCGCCGAGGCGCTGCGCGCGGCCGTCGCGGCCGCATATCCCGACGACCTCATCGCCGGGTTCGGCACCGACGTCACCGTGCTCAAGGGCGTCGGGCAACCGCGGACGCTCGCCGCGTCGTGGGACCTTGCCTCGGCCCAGGGCTGGCAGGGCGTCGGGCACACCCGCATGGCGACCGAGTCCGCAGTGACGCCGTCGGGCGCCCATCCCTACGCCGTCGGGCCCGATCAGTGCCTGGTGCACAACGGCTCGTTCGCCAACCACGCGACCATCCGCCGCGACCTGCGCGCCGCCGGCGTGCACTTCGACAGCGAGAACGACACCGAGGTCGGCGCCCGCTTCGTCGCCGACCAGCTCGCCCGCGGCCGCGACGTCGAGACCGCGCTCAAGGAACTGTGCGCCACGTTCGACGGCTTCTACACGCTGCTGGTCTCCAATACCGACTCCTTCGCCGTCGTGCGCGACGCCATCGCCTGCAAGCCCGCCGTCATCGCCGAGACGGCCGACTGGGTGGCCATGGCCAGCGAGTACCGCGCCCTGGCCGGCCTGCCCGGCGTCGAGCGGGCCGCCATTTGGGAGCCCGAGCCCGAGGTGGTGTACGCATGGGCGCGCTGA
- a CDS encoding GltB/FmdC/FwdC-like GXGXG domain-containing protein, whose amino-acid sequence MGALTPTEFDLRSMPLRDVNAALHRPDLHGEFVIRHPAGAHNVAVGLNAPVTVTVDGHVGYYAAGMNQQADVTIDGNAGTGVGENMMSGTVWVRGNASQSAGATAHGGLLVIEGNAAARCGISMKGVDIVVGGDIGHMSAFMAQAGTLVVRGNAGEALGDSLYEARLYVRGDVASLGADCVAKPMRDEHHEELARLLKAAGYGDDDTSAYTRYGSARTLYHFHVDNAASY is encoded by the coding sequence ATGGGCGCGCTGACACCCACCGAATTCGACCTGCGCAGCATGCCGCTGCGCGACGTCAACGCGGCACTGCACCGCCCGGATCTGCACGGCGAGTTCGTCATTCGGCATCCCGCCGGTGCGCACAACGTCGCGGTCGGTCTGAACGCCCCCGTCACGGTGACCGTCGACGGGCACGTCGGCTACTACGCCGCGGGCATGAACCAGCAGGCCGACGTCACCATCGACGGCAACGCCGGCACGGGCGTCGGCGAGAACATGATGAGCGGCACCGTCTGGGTGCGTGGCAACGCCTCGCAGTCCGCCGGTGCCACCGCCCACGGCGGGCTGCTCGTCATCGAGGGCAATGCCGCTGCGCGGTGCGGCATCTCGATGAAGGGCGTCGACATCGTGGTCGGCGGCGACATCGGCCACATGAGCGCCTTCATGGCCCAGGCCGGCACCCTGGTGGTGCGCGGCAACGCCGGTGAGGCGCTGGGCGATTCGCTGTACGAGGCGCGGCTCTACGTCCGCGGCGACGTCGCCTCGCTGGGTGCGGACTGCGTGGCCAAGCCCATGCGCGACGAGCACCACGAGGAACTCGCCCGACTGCTCAAGGCGGCAGGCTACGGCGACGACGACACGTCCGCCTACACCCGCTACGGCTCCGCCCGCACGCTCTACCACTTCCACGTCGACAACGCAGCGAGCTACTGA
- a CDS encoding Mur ligase family protein, producing the protein MSRAPDARARSLTPRGRLALGAGAAARWASRVSGRGAGAMIGGLVAMTLDRSILGQLGRDRRSVVVTGTNGKSTTTRMTAAALATLGPVATNAEGANMDAGLIAALAAARTARLAALEVDEMHVPHVSDAVDPAVVVLLNLSRDQLDRVGEINHIERTLRAGLARHPDTLVVANCDDVLMTSAAYDSPRVVWVAAGGGWANDSVSCPRSGEVIVRDGADWHSTGADFRRPEPQWWFDDTHVHGPDGLTLPMALALPGTVNRGNATQAIAAAVTLGADPEAAVRAVEGVDEVAGRYTTVRLGTHTVRLLLAKNPAGWQEALSMVDTAAGSVVIAVNGQVPDGEDLSWLWDVNFEHFVDEQVVAAGERGTDLAVRLGYAGVAHTLVHDTVAAIESCPPGHVEVVANYTAFLALNRVLARGREQRV; encoded by the coding sequence ATGAGCCGCGCACCCGACGCACGGGCCCGCTCGCTGACCCCGCGCGGCCGCCTCGCGCTGGGCGCGGGCGCGGCGGCCCGGTGGGCGTCGCGGGTCAGCGGCCGCGGCGCGGGCGCGATGATCGGCGGCCTGGTCGCGATGACGCTCGACCGGTCGATCCTCGGCCAGCTCGGCCGTGACCGCCGGTCGGTGGTCGTGACCGGCACGAACGGCAAGTCGACGACCACCAGGATGACCGCCGCCGCGCTCGCGACGCTGGGCCCGGTGGCCACCAACGCCGAGGGCGCGAACATGGACGCCGGCCTGATCGCCGCGCTGGCCGCCGCCCGCACCGCGCGCCTGGCGGCCCTCGAGGTCGACGAGATGCACGTGCCGCACGTGTCCGACGCCGTCGACCCCGCCGTGGTCGTCCTGCTGAACCTGTCGCGCGACCAGCTCGACCGGGTGGGTGAGATCAACCACATCGAGCGGACGCTGCGCGCCGGGCTGGCGCGGCACCCCGACACCCTCGTCGTCGCCAACTGCGACGACGTCCTGATGACCTCGGCGGCGTACGACAGCCCGCGCGTCGTGTGGGTCGCCGCGGGCGGCGGGTGGGCCAACGACTCGGTGAGCTGCCCGCGCAGCGGTGAGGTGATCGTGCGCGACGGCGCGGACTGGCACTCCACCGGCGCGGACTTCCGGCGCCCGGAGCCGCAGTGGTGGTTCGACGACACCCACGTCCACGGCCCGGACGGGCTGACGCTGCCGATGGCGCTGGCCCTGCCGGGCACCGTGAACCGCGGCAATGCGACGCAGGCGATCGCGGCGGCGGTGACGCTGGGCGCCGACCCCGAGGCCGCCGTGCGGGCCGTCGAGGGCGTTGACGAGGTCGCCGGGCGGTACACCACGGTGCGGCTCGGCACCCACACCGTGCGCCTGCTGCTGGCCAAGAACCCCGCCGGCTGGCAGGAGGCGCTGTCGATGGTCGACACCGCCGCCGGGTCGGTGGTGATCGCGGTCAACGGTCAGGTCCCCGACGGCGAGGACCTGTCGTGGCTGTGGGACGTGAACTTCGAGCACTTCGTCGACGAGCAGGTGGTGGCTGCCGGCGAGCGCGGCACCGACCTCGCGGTGCGCCTGGGCTACGCCGGCGTCGCGCACACGCTGGTCCACGACACGGTCGCCGCGATCGAGTCCTGCCCGCCGGGGCACGTCGAGGTGGTCGCGAACTACACGGCGTTCCTGGCGCTCAACCGCGTGCTGGCGCGGGGACGGGAGCAGCGTGTCTGA
- a CDS encoding type 1 glutamine amidotransferase encodes MSESTVRIGLVLPDVMGTYGDGGNAVVLRQRLRLRGIDAEIVETTLADPVPAELDLYTLGGAEDFAQRLATRHLQRHPGLQQAAARGAPVLAICAAIQVLGHWYETSAGERVDGVGLLDVTTSPQPTRTIGEVVSQPLLPGVTQRLTGFENHRGGTVLGPDAAPLATVVTGAGNREGDGIDGAVQGSVVATYLHGPCLARNPELADHLLSRVVGELPPLDLAEVDQLRRERLVAPRRA; translated from the coding sequence GTGTCTGAGTCCACGGTCCGCATCGGGCTGGTGCTGCCCGACGTGATGGGCACCTACGGCGACGGCGGCAACGCGGTGGTGCTGCGGCAGCGACTGCGGCTGCGCGGCATCGACGCCGAGATCGTCGAGACCACGCTCGCAGACCCGGTCCCGGCCGAACTGGACCTGTACACGCTCGGCGGCGCGGAGGACTTCGCCCAGCGCCTGGCGACCCGGCACCTGCAGCGCCACCCCGGACTGCAGCAGGCCGCGGCGCGCGGTGCGCCGGTGCTGGCGATCTGCGCCGCGATCCAGGTGCTCGGGCACTGGTACGAGACCTCGGCGGGCGAACGCGTCGACGGGGTCGGCCTGCTCGACGTCACCACGTCGCCGCAGCCCACCAGGACCATCGGCGAGGTGGTGTCGCAACCGCTGCTCCCCGGGGTCACCCAACGGCTCACCGGCTTCGAGAATCACCGCGGCGGAACGGTTCTCGGACCCGACGCCGCGCCGCTGGCCACCGTCGTCACCGGTGCCGGCAACCGCGAGGGCGACGGCATCGACGGCGCCGTGCAGGGCAGCGTGGTCGCGACGTACCTGCACGGGCCGTGCCTGGCCCGCAACCCGGAGCTGGCCGACCACCTGTTGAGCCGGGTGGTCGGCGAGCTGCCGCCGCTGGACCTCGCCGAGGTCGACCAGTTGCGTCGCGAGCGGCTGGTCGCCCCGCGCCGCGCCTAG
- a CDS encoding NAD(P)/FAD-dependent oxidoreductase: protein MSTATADVVVVGGGLEGAAAAWALSRRGVTDVVVAERHTVGSGMTGKSSGIVRCHYGISSLAAMAAYGLEVFENPRDFLGEDASDIGFRQSGYVVGVGQANVDAMRQSMAAQRRVGVRTEEIDAAEVARLWPSADLTPFAAFGWEARGGYGDAYRTAQAFAAAARAAGVRVRQGCPVAGLLVDGDRVTGVRLGDGSEILAPTVVVATGVWTAPFLAPYGVDVPIRVHREQIVMVKPGADVTGAPVFSDLVSLQYIRPEPNGELLFGNSDLVSLDIADPDRYSNRADEAFVDLTVDKIGTRFPGLTDAAIASSYAGCYDVTPDWNPVISTTGLDGLIVAAGFSGHGFKIAPAVGRLVADLVIDGDSSDPNVPASDFRLSRFAEGDLLTTPYPYVGAGEMR, encoded by the coding sequence GTGAGCACGGCGACCGCCGACGTCGTCGTCGTGGGCGGCGGGCTCGAGGGCGCCGCGGCGGCGTGGGCACTGAGCCGGCGGGGCGTCACCGACGTCGTCGTCGCCGAGCGGCACACCGTCGGCTCCGGCATGACCGGCAAGTCGAGCGGCATCGTGCGCTGCCACTACGGCATCAGCTCGCTGGCCGCGATGGCCGCCTACGGGCTGGAGGTCTTCGAGAACCCCCGGGATTTCCTGGGAGAGGACGCATCCGACATCGGCTTTCGGCAGAGCGGCTACGTCGTGGGCGTCGGGCAGGCGAACGTCGACGCCATGCGGCAGAGCATGGCCGCGCAGCGCCGCGTCGGCGTTCGGACCGAGGAGATCGACGCCGCCGAGGTCGCCCGCCTGTGGCCGTCCGCGGACCTCACGCCGTTCGCCGCGTTCGGCTGGGAGGCCCGCGGCGGGTACGGCGACGCCTACCGGACCGCGCAGGCGTTCGCAGCCGCCGCACGCGCCGCGGGGGTGCGTGTGCGCCAGGGCTGTCCGGTGGCCGGGTTGCTCGTCGACGGCGACCGCGTCACCGGTGTGCGACTCGGCGACGGCAGCGAGATCCTCGCGCCCACGGTCGTCGTCGCGACCGGGGTGTGGACCGCGCCGTTCCTCGCGCCCTACGGCGTCGACGTCCCGATCCGGGTGCACCGCGAGCAGATCGTCATGGTGAAGCCGGGCGCCGACGTGACGGGGGCGCCGGTGTTCTCCGATCTGGTGTCGCTGCAGTACATCCGGCCCGAACCGAACGGCGAACTGCTGTTCGGCAACTCCGACCTGGTGTCGCTCGATATCGCCGACCCGGACCGCTACTCCAATCGCGCCGACGAGGCGTTCGTCGACCTGACCGTCGACAAGATCGGCACCCGCTTCCCGGGCCTCACCGACGCGGCGATCGCGAGCAGCTACGCCGGCTGCTACGACGTGACACCGGACTGGAACCCGGTGATCTCGACGACCGGCCTCGACGGGCTCATCGTGGCGGCCGGCTTCAGCGGCCACGGCTTCAAGATCGCGCCGGCGGTGGGACGGCTGGTCGCCGACCTGGTGATCGACGGCGACAGCAGCGACCCGAACGTCCCGGCGAGCGACTTCCGGCTGTCCCGCTTCGCCGAGGGCGACCTGCTCACCACGCCCTACCCGTACGTCGGTGCGGGCGAGATGCGCTAG